The Microlunatus antarcticus DNA segment GCGCAGCTGGTCGCGCATCAGGAAGAGCGTGGCGATCGCCGGGGTGTTGAGGGTCTGGTCGAGGCGGGAGTTCGTCAGCGCGACGGCCAGGCTGAGGCTCTCCGGGATCCAGCGGCCGGAGGCAGCGATGCGCTCGACGCGCTCCACGGCGGCGGGGGACACCAGGGCGAACCAGAGCCCGCCCTCGGAGCCGAAGCTCTTCTGCGGCGCGAAGTAGTAGACGTCGGTCTGGCTGACGTCGAGGGCGACCCCACCCGCCGCCGACGTCCCGTCGACGACGACGAGCGCGCCGTCGTCGGCTTCCTCGACCCGCTGGACCGGGGCGATCGCGCCGGTCGAGGTCTCGTTGTGGGCCCAGGCGTAGACGTCGGCGCCGGGCACGGCCGTCGGGACGTTGACGGAGCCCACCGGGGCCGTGACCACGATGGGTGCGTCGAGGTGGGGGGCCGCGGCCGCGGCGGCGGCGAACTTGGCCGAGAACTCCCCGAAGCTGGCGTGCGCGCTCCGCCGCTCGATCAACGAGCTGACCGCCACGTCCCAGAAGGTCGTCGAGCCGCCGTTGCCGAGGACGACCTCGTAGCCCTCGGGCAGCGCGAAGAGCTCGGCCAGCCCCGTACGGACATCGCCCACGAGGCTCTTGACCGGGCGCTGCCGGTGGGAGGTGCCGAGGAGCGCGGCCCCGTCGGTGGCGAGGGCCGCAAGCGCCTCGGGCCGGATCTTCGACGGGCCGCAGCCAAACCGGCCGTCCGCCGGCAGGAGGTCCTGGGGGATCCGGAGCGCCGTCACGGTGGTCCATCCTTCCATCTGGGGCGTGGACCGGCCCGGCTGTCCGCCGGTCGTGCTGGAAGGATGGCGAGGTGCCCGACCTCGCAGGTGAACGGATGGACTACCGCGCCGACACCCTGCGGGAGCAGGAGGCCCCGGCCGACCCGTTCCCGCTCTTCGACGGCTGGCTGGCCGACGCGTTCGCGGCCAAGGAGCGCGGCGAGCTGCCCGAGCCGACGGCGATGGTGCTGTCCACGAGCCTCGGCGACCGGCCGACCTCGCGGACGGTCCTGCTGAAGGGCGTCGAGGACGGCACGTTCGTGTTCTTCACGAACTACGACTCCGCCAAGGGCCACCAGCTGCTGGTCAACCCGTACGCGGCCCTGCACCTCGGCTGGTACCCGCTGCAGCGCCAGGTCCGCGTCGAGGGGCTCGTGACCCGCGTCGCCCGCGAGGAGTCGGAGGCCTACTTCGCGTCGCGCCCGCGCGGCTCGCAGCTCGGCGCCTGGGCCTCGCCGCAGTCGGGCGAGGTCGCCGGCGTCGAGGCGCTGACCGACGCGTACGCCCGCGTCGAGCGCCGTTTCGACGGCGAGACCGTGCCCTGCCCGCCCCACTGGGGCGGGTTCCGGGTGCGGCCCTCGATGATCGAGTTCTGGCAGGGCCAGCCCAGCCGCATGCACGACCGGCTGCGCTACGACCGCACCGACGACGCCTGGATCCGGACCCGCCTGGCTCCGTAGACCCAGTGGGGATGCTTTGGCACCCGGTGGGTGCCAGATCATCCCCATTCCCCTGCGGGGACGAGTCGGCAGCGGCGACAGCGAGTCGGCAGGCCGCTCCAGCCACGCTGGTGAAGAGCACGGGCGACCTTGGCCGCCACACGGCACGGCTGGCCGTGAAGGTCACCAGCGCCGAAGCGCAGGGTGAGCAAGCCGTCAAGGCTTGCCTCGTTGTCGCGGTCCATGTCGCGAAACCGCCCGAGCTCGGTGTGCCCGAGCCGTCCGTCGAGCTCGACCACGACGCCGAACTGCGTGTACCAGACGTCACGCACCGCCTTCTTGTCCCGCGAGGGCAGCTGCCGGCTGACCAGGGCACTCAGCCCGTGCGCTCGCTCGACGTCGCGCAGGTAGGTCATCTCCAGCGGAGACCGGACGCCCACCGCGACGTCGGCGAGGAGTCCCTCGAGAAGGTCGCGGCGCGGATGCCGTCTGCGACCGGCCAGCGTGCGTCGGAGGCGCTTCGCCGTCGTCCGACGGCGCTCCACGGCCACGGTCACCCAGCCGACGACGTCCTCCGGCCGAGCGGTGGTGCACAGGTCGAGCACGGTGTCCTCGACGGTGGTGCGGGGTGGCGCACCGATCGATCGGCCACGGGTGCCCGCGCGCTCGCGGACGAACTCGTAGCCGCGGCGCGGGGCGGGCCGCTGCGCGTGAGGTACCAGGACGATGATCCGATCCGGGTCTTCGTCGGCCAACCCGTGGAGCCGACCCGCGGCAAGGTCTCCTACCCGCGCGTCGTCACCGCCCAGCAGCGTGCCCACCCACGCGCGAGCCACGAAGGGCGGCTCGAGGTGGGCAGTGAAGAAGACCCCACGCTCCAGGCGCCGCCAATGGCCCTCGTCAAGCAGCCGTGCGACGACGCGAGGTGAGACCCCGTGGGCGCTGGCCTGCTCGCGCGTGATCACGCCGGCCTGGAGGTCGGCAAGCGGCTTGAGCGCTCGCAGCACCTCGGCCGATGTCGTCACCCGAAAAGCCTGAGGCGCACACGGCGGGGCTCACCCCTTCATCCACAGGGCAAAAGCACAACGGGGATGATCTGGCACCTCACAGGTGCCGGATCATCCCCGTTGTCGGGCTGAGGTCAGATCAGACCGGGGGTCTGCGCCTTCGCCTTGGCGAACCGCTCCTGGGCGTCGGCCCAGTTGACGACGTTCCACCACGCCTTGGCGTAGTCGGCCTTGACGTTCTTGTACTGCAGGTAGAAGGCGTGCTCCCACATGTCGAGGAGGACGACCGGGATCTGCCCGAGCGGCAGGTTGGCCTGCTGGTCGTATAGCTGGTTGATGTTGAGCCGCTGGCCCAGCGAGTCCCAGACCAGCATCGACCAGCCGGAGCCCTGGATCGCGTTGGCGTTGGCCTCGAACTGCGCCCGGAAGCCGTCGAAGCTGCCGAAGAACTCGTCGATCGCCGCCGCGAGCTCGCCGGTCGGCTTGTCGCCGCCGTCCGGGGACATGTTCGGCCAGAAGACCGAGTGGTTGATGTGCCCGCCGAGGTGGAACGCGAGCGTCTTCTCGAGGCCGTTGATCGGGCCGAAGGCGTTCTTGTCGCGCGCGTCCGCGAGCTGGTCGAGGACCGTGTTGACGCCGGCCACGTAGGTGGCGTGGTGCTTGTCGTGGTGCAGCTGCATGATCTCGCCGGAGATGTGCGGCTCGAGCGCGCTGTAGTCGTACGGAAGGTCAGGAAGTGTGTACGTCACCACCCCACCGTACGAGGGTCCCTCCGACCGTCGCCGCCGGGGTCAGCCCGCCGCGGGCGTCACGACCAGCACCCGGAAGCCCTTGCTGCTCGCGGCGCGCCCGCACCCGTAGCCCTGGTCGACCAGCCAGCGCTGCAGCGTGTCGGCGCCCAGGTTCTTGCTGACGACCAGTCGGGCCGTCCCGGTCGGCGCCAGCCGGGGCAGCCAGGTCAGCAGCAGCGCGTGCAGCGCCTCCTTGCCGACGCGGATCGGTGGGTTGGACCAGATCTCGTCGTACGTCGTCCCCGGCTCGACCTGGTCGGGCAGCAGGGCGCGGACGCGGTCGGCGACGCCCAGCTCGGCCGCGTTGTCGCGGCACAGCGCCAGGGCGCGTTCGTTGACGTCGACGGCGTCGACCTGCGCGCCCGGGCAGGCCAACGCGATGCCCAGGGCCACCGGTCCGTAGCCGCAGCCGAGGTCCAGCACGCGCGGGCTGCCCGTGGGCGGGGCGGACTCGCGCAGCAGGATCTCGGTCCCACGGTCGAGGTGGTCGGCGGAGAACACGCCGTTGGCGCTCTGCAGGACGAACCGCCGGCCCCACACCTCGACGTCGAGGCGACGGCGGTGCTCCGGCCCGGCGGGCGTGCCCGAGAAGTAGTGCTCCGGCTGCTCCGGCGAGGTCACACGAGCTCCCGTACGGCTCGGGCTTCGCGCGACCGGGTGGCCAGCGCGTCGTCAGCGGGGTAGCCGACCTCCTCCAGCGTGAGGCCCCGGGCCGGCAGCACCGGCACGGACGGCTCGCGAGCGGACGCGTCGAGGAGCCCGGCCAGCCACACCCCGTCCCGGCGTCCGTCGGCGACGGCGACGAGCGCGCCGACCAGCGAGCGCACCATCGAGTGGCAGAAGGCGTCCGCCCGCACCGTCACCTCGACCACGCCGGCCAGCGGGCCCGCCGCGACCCGCTCCGCGCGGAGGTCGAGCAGCGTACGGATCGTCGTCGCGCCCTCGCGGCGCCGGCAGAACGCGGCGAACTCGTGGAGCCCGAGCAGCGCGGGCGCCACGGCGGCCAGCGTGTCGAGGTCGAGCGTGCCCGGGACGTCCTGCACGAAGCCGCGCAGCAGCGGGTCGCGGGGTGTCCGATCGTCGGCGAGGCGGTAGACGTAGCGTCGCCAGACCGCCGCGAACCGCGCGTCGAAGCCCGCGGGCGCCTCCCGGACCGAGGAGACGACGAGGTCGGGCGGGAGCACCCGGGCCAGCCGGCGGTGGAGCTCCTCGGGCGGCGTGGGGAGGCCCTCGGGCACGTCGAGGTGGGCGACCTGGCCGCGGGCGTGCACGCCGGCGTCGGTGCGACCCGCGCAGACCAGGGTGGCCGGCGCGTCGAGGCGGAGCACGGTGGTCGTCCACCGCTCGAGCTCACCCGCGACGGTCCGCTGCCCGGGCTGGGTGGCCCAGCCCGCGAACCCGGCCCCGTCGTACGCGACGTCCAGCCGCCAGCGGGGCACGTCAGGCGACCCGTCGGTAGACGAGGTCGGCGATCGCGCGGTCCTCGGCGAGGCCGCGCCGCTCGAAACGGGTGACCGGCCGGTCGCCGCGCTCCTCGGGCTCGGCGACGAAGGCGGGGTGGCCGCCGACGACGGCGCGCATCTGGTCGGCGTACTCGGCCCAGTCCGTGGCCAGCCGCCAGAGCCCGCCCGGCCGGAGCCGCGAGGCGACGAGGTCGGCGAAGGCGGGGTCGATGAGCCGGCGCTTGTGGTGCTTGAGCTTGGGCCAGGGGTCGGGGAAGAACGTCCAGACCTCGGCCAGCCCTCCGGCCGGCACGAGCCGTTCCAGCCCGGCCACGGCGTCGACCGGGGCGACGCGCACGTTGCTCACGTCCTCACGGACGGCCCGGGCCACGAGGGCGGCGGCGGCCGGTTCGAAGACCTCGAACGCCAAGACGTCGATCTCGGGGCGCGCCCGGGCCATCGGCACGAGGGAGTCGCCGGGTCCGCAGCCGATCTCGACCACGACCGGTGCCGTCCGCCCGAACGTGGCCGGCAGGTCCAGGACGGCCGCGTCGTCGGCGACCGACGTCCTCAGCGCACCCTGGGGCACGTCCAGCACGATTCCGCCGACCTGCGCCTCGTACGCCCGCCGCTGCGAGTCCCGCATCCGCGCGCTGCGCCGGACGAAGGACGTCACCTCGCGGTGGAGTCGCGGGCGGAGGTCGGTGGGCACGGGTCGCGTCTCTCCTGCTGGCTGGTGGTCACGTCCGCCGGGAGGGGCCGTGCTCGGTCCGTCGAACCTGCGTCTCGGGTCACTGCCCGACGCGAGCTCGACGGGCGCCGGGACTCAGGCATCTTAGGTTCGCCGCGCCGAGCACGGCCCCTCCCGGCTCTCGCGCGCGCCGCGGAGCCGATCGACGGGACTAGGAGGTGATGTCTTTCGACCGGAACCGTGCCCACGCCGCGACCAGGAACACGACCGCGTAGACCAAGGCGGTCAGCAGGCCCCGGCTGATGGCGTCGGTGCTGATCGGGTCGCGCAGCAGGTCGCCGAAGGCGGACCAGTGGTCGACCAGCAGCCACGGGTGCAGCCAGGCGAGCTGGGGGATCGCGTCGAGGATGAACATCAGGACGTCGATCCCGATCGTCGCCACGATCGCGGCGATCGGCTGCTCGGTCAGGGTCGAGACGAACAGCCCGATCGCGCCCAGCGCGGCGAAGCCGGCGCTGAGGTAGAGCACGCTCAGCGCGAGCCGGCCGACCCCGTCGGCGAAGCTCGTCGTGGTCCCGGACAGCAGGATCACGTCGCCGCCGCCGAAGAGCGCGAGCCCGGAGACGACACCGGCCAGCGCGACGAGCGCGGTGGCCACCAGGCCGAAGATCACGACGGCCGCGTACTTGGTCAGGAGGAGCCGCGTACGCCCGGCCGGGATGGTCAGGAGGTAGCGCAGCGTGCCCTGGTTGGCCTCGCCGGCGATGGCGTCACCCGAGGCGGCCGCGACGGCGAGGGGCAGGAACAGGGGGAGCGTGGCGGCCAGCGCCGCGAACGCCACGAACAGGCCGTTGCTGGTGATGGCCTCGAAGAAGCCGGGCCCGCCCCCGCCCCGGCCGTCGTCCGGGCCGGACGACACCTTGAGCGCGATCGCGAGCAGGACCGGGATGGCCGCGAGGACGCCGAGGAGCACGAGGTTGCGGCGCTTGCCGAAGACGATCGCCAGCTCCGAGCGCAGGAACCGCCCGGGGAGCGCGACCCCCGGACGGGGCGGCTCACGGGTGACCAGCACGTCGGCCTCAGCCGCTGACATCAAAGCCCTCTCCGGTCAACGACACGAACACGTCCTCCAGGGACGGCCGCAGGACGGCGAAGCCGAGGACCGGCACGCCGTCGTTCACGAGCTCGGGCACGACCTTCTCGATGGCCACCTCGCCGAGCAGCGCGGTGACGTGGTCGTCGCGGAGCCGGACGTCGGTCAGGCCGAGCGTCCGCAGCACCGCGGCCGCGTCCTCGGTCCGGTCGGTGTCGACGCGCACCGTCTGGGCCGTCGTCGCGTGCAGGTCCGACAGCAGGCCCTGGGTGAGCAACTTGCCCTCGAACATCACGCCCACGTGGGTGCACATCTGGTCGACCTCGCTGAGCAGGTGGCTCGACACGAGGACGGTGGTGCCGTCGGCGGCGAGCTCCTCGATCAGGTGCCGCACCTCGCGGGTGCCCTGCGGGTCGAGGCCGTTGGTCGGCTCGTCGAGCACCAGCAGGTCGCGCGGCACGAGCAGCGCGTTGGCGATGGCGAGGCGCTGGCGCATCCCGAGCGAGTACGCGCGATAACGCTTGGTCGCGGCCGGCAGCAGCCCGACGCGGTCGAGCGCGGCGTCGATCCGGGCGGGCGCCGTCCGGGCGTCGCTGTGCGGGTCGGCGGCGTCGAGGCGGCCCAGGTTGGCGCGGCCGGACAGGTACGGGTGGAACGCCGGCC contains these protein-coding regions:
- a CDS encoding ABC transporter permease, whose amino-acid sequence is MSAAEADVLVTREPPRPGVALPGRFLRSELAIVFGKRRNLVLLGVLAAIPVLLAIALKVSSGPDDGRGGGGPGFFEAITSNGLFVAFAALAATLPLFLPLAVAAASGDAIAGEANQGTLRYLLTIPAGRTRLLLTKYAAVVIFGLVATALVALAGVVSGLALFGGGDVILLSGTTTSFADGVGRLALSVLYLSAGFAALGAIGLFVSTLTEQPIAAIVATIGIDVLMFILDAIPQLAWLHPWLLVDHWSAFGDLLRDPISTDAISRGLLTALVYAVVFLVAAWARFRSKDITS
- the serC gene encoding phosphoserine transaminase; its protein translation is MEGWTTVTALRIPQDLLPADGRFGCGPSKIRPEALAALATDGAALLGTSHRQRPVKSLVGDVRTGLAELFALPEGYEVVLGNGGSTTFWDVAVSSLIERRSAHASFGEFSAKFAAAAAAAPHLDAPIVVTAPVGSVNVPTAVPGADVYAWAHNETSTGAIAPVQRVEEADDGALVVVDGTSAAGGVALDVSQTDVYYFAPQKSFGSEGGLWFALVSPAAVERVERIAASGRWIPESLSLAVALTNSRLDQTLNTPAIATLFLMRDQLRWLAARGGLAGAAARTADSAARIYGWAERSPYATPFVTDPAHRSPVVATVDFEGVDAAALAAALRANGVVDTEPYRKLGRNQLRVGMFPNVDPDDVSALCACVDWLVPRLGT
- a CDS encoding class I SAM-dependent methyltransferase — encoded protein: MTSPEQPEHYFSGTPAGPEHRRRLDVEVWGRRFVLQSANGVFSADHLDRGTEILLRESAPPTGSPRVLDLGCGYGPVALGIALACPGAQVDAVDVNERALALCRDNAAELGVADRVRALLPDQVEPGTTYDEIWSNPPIRVGKEALHALLLTWLPRLAPTGTARLVVSKNLGADTLQRWLVDQGYGCGRAASSKGFRVLVVTPAAG
- a CDS encoding ABC transporter ATP-binding protein, which codes for MTAAPVRDGGGDLPAAVRTRGLTKRFRQQTAVGGIDLEVPSGAVYGFLGPNGSGKTTTIRMLLGLISATSGSIEVLGEAMPGGASRTLRRVGALVEGPAFHPYLSGRANLGRLDAADPHSDARTAPARIDAALDRVGLLPAATKRYRAYSLGMRQRLAIANALLVPRDLLVLDEPTNGLDPQGTREVRHLIEELAADGTTVLVSSHLLSEVDQMCTHVGVMFEGKLLTQGLLSDLHATTAQTVRVDTDRTEDAAAVLRTLGLTDVRLRDDHVTALLGEVAIEKVVPELVNDGVPVLGFAVLRPSLEDVFVSLTGEGFDVSG
- a CDS encoding type IV toxin-antitoxin system AbiEi family antitoxin domain-containing protein, encoding MTTSAEVLRALKPLADLQAGVITREQASAHGVSPRVVARLLDEGHWRRLERGVFFTAHLEPPFVARAWVGTLLGGDDARVGDLAAGRLHGLADEDPDRIIVLVPHAQRPAPRRGYEFVRERAGTRGRSIGAPPRTTVEDTVLDLCTTARPEDVVGWVTVAVERRRTTAKRLRRTLAGRRRHPRRDLLEGLLADVAVGVRSPLEMTYLRDVERAHGLSALVSRQLPSRDKKAVRDVWYTQFGVVVELDGRLGHTELGRFRDMDRDNEASLDGLLTLRFGAGDLHGQPCRVAAKVARALHQRGWSGLPTRCRRCRLVPAGEWG
- the pdxH gene encoding pyridoxamine 5'-phosphate oxidase, whose product is MPDLAGERMDYRADTLREQEAPADPFPLFDGWLADAFAAKERGELPEPTAMVLSTSLGDRPTSRTVLLKGVEDGTFVFFTNYDSAKGHQLLVNPYAALHLGWYPLQRQVRVEGLVTRVAREESEAYFASRPRGSQLGAWASPQSGEVAGVEALTDAYARVERRFDGETVPCPPHWGGFRVRPSMIEFWQGQPSRMHDRLRYDRTDDAWIRTRLAP
- the truA gene encoding tRNA pseudouridine(38-40) synthase TruA; amino-acid sequence: MPRWRLDVAYDGAGFAGWATQPGQRTVAGELERWTTTVLRLDAPATLVCAGRTDAGVHARGQVAHLDVPEGLPTPPEELHRRLARVLPPDLVVSSVREAPAGFDARFAAVWRRYVYRLADDRTPRDPLLRGFVQDVPGTLDLDTLAAVAPALLGLHEFAAFCRRREGATTIRTLLDLRAERVAAGPLAGVVEVTVRADAFCHSMVRSLVGALVAVADGRRDGVWLAGLLDASAREPSVPVLPARGLTLEEVGYPADDALATRSREARAVRELV
- the trmB gene encoding tRNA (guanosine(46)-N7)-methyltransferase TrmB; translated protein: MPTDLRPRLHREVTSFVRRSARMRDSQRRAYEAQVGGIVLDVPQGALRTSVADDAAVLDLPATFGRTAPVVVEIGCGPGDSLVPMARARPEIDVLAFEVFEPAAAALVARAVREDVSNVRVAPVDAVAGLERLVPAGGLAEVWTFFPDPWPKLKHHKRRLIDPAFADLVASRLRPGGLWRLATDWAEYADQMRAVVGGHPAFVAEPEERGDRPVTRFERRGLAEDRAIADLVYRRVA
- a CDS encoding superoxide dismutase yields the protein MVTYTLPDLPYDYSALEPHISGEIMQLHHDKHHATYVAGVNTVLDQLADARDKNAFGPINGLEKTLAFHLGGHINHSVFWPNMSPDGGDKPTGELAAAIDEFFGSFDGFRAQFEANANAIQGSGWSMLVWDSLGQRLNINQLYDQQANLPLGQIPVVLLDMWEHAFYLQYKNVKADYAKAWWNVVNWADAQERFAKAKAQTPGLI